From the genome of Flavobacteriales bacterium:
CGAACATCCGTTTCCAAAATATGTCTTCCATCGTTCGTCTTTCCGCATCATTCTGACGGTTAAACACTTCAGCACTTGCGAAAATGTTACGAGCTTCTGGAAAATAGACCCAAAACATAGGCTCCTTACCTCTTACTTCTCCTGTAGTTCGGTCAATATTGTCAGCAACTGGTTGAATCCCAATAATTCTGACATCAAGAATTGACTTTTGTCGATCGAAGAACCAATCTTCCTTCAAACGAAACTCCTTCACATTTGCAGGCTGAAAATCCTCCTCGATAACAGTCATTTGCAAATCGTATGGTGGATCTGGACTCTCAATATATTGAGTATCAATAAAGCTTAACTTTCTTTCGATTTCTGCCTTAGTAAGGGTCATGGTGAACTCATCATCCAGCGGATCATAAGCAGTCAAACTACCTTCTCTAACAGCCTCAATTATTACTTGTGTAAGGCTTCTACGATTCTTAATCGGTTCAGTTGGATAATATAAGGGATGATTGATTTTCTCTCGTAAGTCAAGTTTTCTCCAAATACGAGTTGACCACATCACATCCGCCTCACGCAAGTGGGTATATGGAATTACCTTTCTAGTAGGGTAATGCTCCTTAACATAAACCCCATCCAAAACATTCTGGCCAACAGCCCAGTTGCTTGCAAACGCACTTATGAAA
Proteins encoded in this window:
- the gldN gene encoding gliding motility protein GldN, with the protein product MKKLLVILSVVFISAFASNWAVGQNVLDGVYVKEHYPTRKVIPYTHLREADVMWSTRIWRKLDLREKINHPLYYPTEPIKNRRSLTQVIIEAVREGSLTAYDPLDDEFTMTLTKAEIERKLSFIDTQYIESPDPPYDLQMTVIEEDFQPANVKEFRLKEDWFFDRQKSILDVRIIGIQPVADNIDRTTGEVRGKEPMFWVYFPEARNIFASAEVFNRQNDAERRTMEDIFWKRMFGSFIYKEKNVYDRLVSEYMLNGIDQLLEAEKIKEEIFILEHDLWEY